In Herbaspirillum sp. WKF16, one genomic interval encodes:
- a CDS encoding glutathione S-transferase, whose protein sequence is MITVHHLNNSRSQRVLWLLEELGLEYEIKFYQRDPKTMLAPPELVAVHPLGKSPVITDGELTVAESGAIVEYLLERYGAASGLLPAPGTPERLRYRYWLHYAEGSAMPLLLLQLIFGRLPRAVPALIRPVAKLIAGGFRERFIAPQLARHLRYMEDELGKQGWFAGAAFSAADIQMSFPVEGLRSRGGLDGRYPNLLKYLEAIHGRPAYRRALERGGPYELLR, encoded by the coding sequence ATGATTACTGTGCATCACCTCAACAATTCGCGCTCGCAGCGCGTGCTGTGGTTGCTGGAAGAATTGGGCCTGGAATACGAGATCAAGTTCTACCAGCGCGACCCCAAGACCATGCTGGCGCCGCCCGAACTGGTGGCGGTGCACCCGCTGGGCAAGTCGCCGGTGATCACCGACGGCGAGCTGACGGTGGCCGAATCCGGCGCCATCGTCGAATACCTGCTGGAGCGCTACGGCGCCGCCAGCGGCCTGCTGCCGGCCCCCGGCACGCCGGAGCGCCTGCGCTACCGCTACTGGCTGCATTATGCCGAAGGGTCGGCCATGCCGCTGCTGTTGCTGCAACTGATCTTCGGCCGCCTGCCGCGCGCTGTGCCGGCGTTGATCCGGCCCGTCGCCAAGCTGATCGCCGGCGGTTTCCGGGAGCGTTTCATCGCGCCGCAACTGGCGCGTCACCTGCGCTACATGGAAGACGAACTGGGCAAGCAGGGCTGGTTTGCGGGAGCCGCCTTCAGCGCGGCCGACATCCAGATGAGTTTCCCGGTCGAAGGCCTGCGCTCGCGCGGCGGGCTCGATGGCCGCTATCCCAACCTGCTCAAGTACCTGGAAGCGATCCACGGGCGTCCGGCCTACCGGCGCGCGCTGGAGCGCGGCGGCCCGTACGAGCTGCTGCGCTGA
- a CDS encoding ATP-binding protein, producing the protein MRLWPRTMAGQLVGLLLLGLVAAHAIGLSVVLTNGETIHSISRDQMIEHAAVAWRLGQLPEAQARQALATARGGNADYALGPAALVDQGREQGYDQDAIAAKLGQLLALAPDALRVSLLRHSARSGDLRIAMRRADGQWINTLQHPVMSQAWMRPLRFSVPVSTLPVLVIVFLFVRRILRPIKALAHAAERVSRGELVEPLAVTGPAEAREVTTAFNLMQERLRRFVEDRTRMLAAISHDLRTPITSLRLRAELVDDPQLRAAMVRTLEEMRVMVEETLRFARDDARSEDTREVDLQALLRDVVEEQSAQGRDVQLRGGGGALPYRCRPVNLKRAVSNLVDNAVRYGRRARLALSVEAGGTLRIHVDDDGPGIAADKLHEVFKPFVRLDPSRSRHHDANADGHVGLGLAIARSCVEAHGGRLELENRDHRDDGSRPSGLRAVISLPA; encoded by the coding sequence ATGAGGTTGTGGCCCCGCACCATGGCCGGCCAGCTGGTCGGCCTGCTGCTGCTCGGCCTGGTGGCCGCGCATGCCATCGGCCTGTCGGTGGTGCTGACCAACGGCGAGACCATCCATTCCATCTCGCGCGACCAGATGATCGAACACGCCGCCGTGGCCTGGCGCCTGGGACAGTTGCCCGAGGCGCAGGCGCGCCAGGCGCTGGCAACGGCGCGCGGCGGCAACGCCGACTACGCGCTGGGGCCGGCAGCCCTGGTCGACCAAGGGCGCGAACAGGGCTACGACCAGGACGCCATCGCCGCTAAGCTGGGCCAGTTGCTGGCGCTGGCGCCGGACGCCCTCCGCGTCAGCCTGCTGCGCCACAGCGCGCGCAGCGGCGACCTGCGCATCGCCATGCGCCGCGCCGACGGCCAGTGGATCAACACGCTGCAACATCCGGTGATGTCGCAGGCGTGGATGCGTCCGCTGCGCTTCTCGGTGCCGGTCAGCACGCTGCCGGTGCTGGTGATCGTGTTCCTGTTCGTGCGCCGCATCCTGCGCCCGATCAAGGCGCTGGCGCACGCGGCCGAGCGCGTGAGCCGCGGCGAGCTGGTCGAGCCGCTGGCGGTCACCGGCCCGGCCGAGGCGCGCGAAGTGACCACTGCCTTCAACCTGATGCAGGAACGGCTGCGCCGCTTCGTCGAAGACCGCACGCGCATGCTGGCGGCGATCAGCCACGACCTGCGTACGCCGATCACCTCGCTGCGCCTGCGCGCCGAACTGGTGGACGATCCGCAGCTGCGCGCGGCCATGGTGCGCACGCTGGAAGAGATGCGGGTGATGGTGGAGGAGACCCTGCGCTTCGCGCGCGACGACGCCCGCAGCGAAGACACCCGCGAGGTCGACCTGCAGGCGCTGCTGCGCGACGTGGTGGAGGAGCAATCGGCCCAGGGCCGCGATGTGCAGCTGCGCGGCGGCGGCGGCGCCCTGCCCTACCGCTGCCGCCCGGTGAACCTCAAGCGCGCCGTGTCGAACCTGGTCGACAACGCGGTGCGTTATGGCCGGCGCGCGCGGCTGGCCTTGTCCGTCGAGGCCGGCGGCACGCTGCGCATCCATGTGGATGACGATGGGCCGGGCATCGCCGCCGACAAGCTGCATGAAGTCTTCAAGCCCTTCGTTCGGCTGGATCCATCGCGCAGCCGCCATCACGACGCCAACGCCGATGGCCATGTCGGTCTCGGGCTCGCCATCGCGCGCTCGTGCGTCGAGGCGCACGGCGGACGGCTGGAGCTGGAAAACCGCGACCACCGCGACGACGGCAGCCGCCCGTCGGGCCTGCGCGCCGTGATCAGCCTGCCGGCCTGA
- a CDS encoding aminotransferase-like domain-containing protein: MAVIPLYKQFADQLAASIREGVLQPGERIASVRIASQQHKVSVTTVVRAYELLESRGIIESHPQSGYFVREPAQPAQKPAARRHAHQDNPAWQQSTEVDVSRLVLATLKTIQQDGTVPLGSPYPNPALFPSQRVAQYAGRITRNASQSSVFDDLPPGHPDLLRQIARRYLENGLKVDPEEIVITVGATEAINLCLQAVAKPGDTIAVETPTFYAMLHAIERLGMRALEIPTDPERGIDVGALEETMKTQPVAACMVMPNFQNPLGFRMPDVEKERLVRLAERHGMPVIENAVYGELYYGNAHPSSLKNYDREGLVLHCSSFSKSLTSAYRIGWAMPGRYREQVEKLKFLNTLATPTAPQRAIAEYLTQGGYERHLRRVRRAFAQQRDLMRHFVLRFFPAGTQVSEPEGGYVLWVELPSGVDAMELYRRCLALGITVAPGRIFAATNRYSHFIRLNYSYPWSKEIEQALKLVGKLVEELAG, encoded by the coding sequence ATGGCCGTCATCCCTCTCTACAAGCAATTCGCCGACCAGCTGGCCGCCTCCATCCGCGAGGGCGTGCTGCAGCCGGGCGAGCGCATCGCCTCGGTGCGCATCGCCAGCCAGCAGCACAAGGTCAGCGTGACCACGGTGGTGCGCGCCTACGAGTTGCTGGAAAGCCGAGGCATCATCGAGAGCCATCCGCAGTCTGGCTACTTCGTGCGCGAACCTGCGCAGCCGGCGCAAAAACCGGCGGCGCGGCGCCATGCGCACCAGGACAACCCGGCCTGGCAGCAATCCACCGAGGTGGACGTGAGCCGGCTGGTGCTGGCCACGCTCAAGACCATCCAGCAGGACGGCACCGTGCCGCTGGGCTCGCCCTATCCCAACCCGGCGCTGTTTCCCTCGCAGCGGGTGGCGCAGTATGCCGGCCGCATCACCCGCAACGCCAGCCAGTCCAGCGTGTTCGACGACCTGCCGCCGGGCCATCCCGACCTGCTGCGCCAGATCGCCCGGCGCTACCTGGAAAACGGCCTGAAGGTCGACCCGGAAGAAATCGTCATCACCGTGGGCGCCACCGAAGCCATCAACCTGTGCCTGCAGGCCGTGGCCAAGCCGGGCGACACCATCGCCGTCGAGACCCCGACCTTCTACGCCATGCTGCACGCGATCGAGCGGCTGGGTATGCGGGCGCTGGAAATCCCGACCGATCCCGAGCGCGGCATCGATGTCGGCGCCCTGGAAGAGACGATGAAGACGCAGCCGGTGGCGGCCTGCATGGTGATGCCCAACTTCCAGAACCCGCTGGGTTTCCGGATGCCCGACGTGGAGAAGGAACGGCTGGTCCGCCTGGCCGAGCGGCACGGCATGCCGGTGATCGAGAACGCCGTCTACGGCGAGCTGTACTACGGCAACGCCCACCCATCGTCGCTGAAGAACTACGACCGCGAGGGCCTGGTGCTGCACTGCTCCTCGTTCTCCAAGAGCCTGACCTCGGCCTACCGCATCGGCTGGGCCATGCCGGGACGCTATCGGGAACAGGTGGAGAAGCTCAAGTTCCTCAATACCCTGGCCACGCCCACCGCGCCGCAGCGCGCCATCGCCGAATACCTCACGCAGGGCGGCTACGAACGCCACCTGCGCCGCGTGCGCCGCGCCTTCGCCCAGCAGCGCGACCTGATGCGCCACTTCGTGCTGCGCTTCTTCCCGGCCGGCACGCAAGTGTCCGAGCCGGAAGGCGGCTATGTGCTGTGGGTGGAATTGCCGTCCGGGGTGGACGCGATGGAGCTGTACCGGCGCTGCCTGGCGCTGGGAATCACAGTGGCGCCGGGACGCATCTTCGCGGCCACCAACCGCTACAGCCATTTCATCCGGCTCAACTACAGCTATCCGTGGTCGAAGGAGATCGAGCAGGCCTTGAAGCTGGTGGGGAAGTTGGTGGAGGAACTGGCGGGTTGA
- a CDS encoding helix-turn-helix domain-containing protein — translation MSEAGDIHPLHPPEPDGAGEDAGAAGLGLPSEVLAIINELQADYDSSGGAPLSLARLSKRTQLRMSTLRRFLSALEEAGVVKVELNDDGTGSVQLLLPPLA, via the coding sequence ATGAGCGAGGCCGGCGACATTCATCCGCTGCATCCTCCCGAGCCCGACGGCGCCGGCGAGGATGCGGGCGCGGCCGGGCTGGGCCTGCCGTCCGAGGTGCTGGCCATCATCAATGAACTGCAGGCCGACTACGACAGCAGCGGCGGCGCGCCGCTGTCGCTGGCGCGGCTGTCCAAGCGCACCCAGCTGCGCATGAGCACGCTGCGGCGCTTCCTCTCGGCGCTGGAAGAGGCGGGCGTGGTCAAGGTCGAGTTGAATGACGACGGCACGGGCAGCGTGCAGTTGCTGTTGCCGCCGCTTGCTTGA